The following are from one region of the Luteitalea sp. genome:
- a CDS encoding alpha/beta fold hydrolase, producing the protein MANQDTHVANRTAPLVREHRGSAREGPRERLLAALPVTERRLSLNGVQTAVLEGGDGPPIVLLHGPGEYAAKWLRVIPNLVTTHRVIAPDLPGHGASEMFDTRPDGDRVSGWLDDLIECTCPIPPVLVGQILGGAIAARFASERSERLAGLVLVDTLGLSEFQPTPAFGLALSEFLSDPTEHTLDRLWSRCAFDLAALRRGMGEQWEYVREYALDRARTPSAQAALHSLMEQFGMRAIPPATLACITVPTTLIWGRYDLATPLTVAREASARFGWPLQVIEDAGDDPPMEQPEAFLKVLRAVLEAPTGREISL; encoded by the coding sequence ATGGCGAACCAAGACACGCACGTCGCGAATCGCACTGCCCCGCTGGTGCGAGAGCATCGAGGGAGCGCGCGGGAGGGACCCCGCGAACGACTACTGGCGGCGTTGCCGGTGACCGAGCGGCGATTGTCGCTGAACGGCGTCCAGACTGCGGTGTTGGAAGGCGGTGACGGCCCACCGATCGTGCTGCTGCACGGCCCCGGAGAATACGCGGCGAAGTGGCTGCGCGTGATCCCGAATCTTGTGACGACCCATCGCGTCATCGCTCCTGACCTGCCAGGGCACGGCGCCTCGGAGATGTTCGATACACGGCCTGATGGAGATCGCGTGTCCGGATGGCTCGATGACCTGATTGAGTGCACTTGCCCCATCCCGCCCGTTTTGGTGGGGCAGATCCTTGGCGGTGCCATCGCGGCGCGCTTCGCCAGCGAACGCAGTGAGCGACTGGCTGGCCTCGTGCTCGTCGACACGCTCGGGTTGAGCGAGTTTCAGCCGACGCCCGCGTTCGGGCTGGCCCTGAGCGAGTTCCTCTCTGACCCCACCGAGCACACGCTCGACCGTCTGTGGAGCCGGTGTGCGTTCGACCTGGCAGCCCTGCGTCGTGGCATGGGTGAGCAGTGGGAATACGTCAGAGAGTACGCGCTGGATCGCGCCAGGACGCCAAGCGCGCAGGCCGCTCTGCACAGCCTCATGGAGCAGTTCGGGATGCGGGCAATTCCGCCAGCGACGCTGGCGTGCATCACGGTTCCCACGACGCTCATCTGGGGACGGTACGATCTCGCGACACCCCTGACAGTCGCACGGGAAGCCAGCGCCCGTTTTGGATGGCCCCTGCAGGTGATCGAGGACGCCGGTGACGATCCACCGATGGAGCAGCCCGAAGCGTTTCTGAAAGTGCTGCGTGCAGTGCTCGAAGCACCAACCGGGCGGGAGATTTCACTGTGA
- a CDS encoding hydroxylase, with the protein MQSTEGNKIIEAIRPMAPSISAGADEIEQERRLPLDLVAQLTAAGCFRALVPRSHGGAELDLPSQMRVLEELARADGSVGWTVMIGCAAPVLFGLLPRKTFDAFYADGPNVILGGAFNPTGTATPVDGGFKATGRWTFASGCQHCHWFLANSIVDDGREPPMRTMVLPPSDVEIVDTWSVSGLCGTGSHDFVVNDVFVPAERTFQLGGEPCLDAPLLRIPELSLSTLMLGSVAMGIARAALEDVTTMAAKKVPAFTRGALASNPLFQYQLGEADARLRAARGLLFADAEQVWATATSGVPFTPEHRAKIRATVTWVTKTAASVVDTAYNAGGGSVIYARSPLQRRFRDIHALTQHFAVKQDTFTQAGAVLAGQEVDLTFL; encoded by the coding sequence ATGCAGTCGACTGAAGGAAACAAGATCATCGAAGCGATACGACCAATGGCGCCGAGCATCTCGGCCGGCGCCGACGAGATCGAACAGGAGCGCCGACTACCTCTGGACCTCGTTGCGCAGCTCACAGCCGCTGGCTGTTTCCGGGCGCTGGTGCCCCGCAGCCACGGCGGCGCCGAGCTCGATCTCCCGAGCCAGATGCGGGTCCTCGAAGAGCTCGCAAGGGCCGACGGCTCGGTTGGCTGGACGGTGATGATTGGCTGCGCGGCGCCGGTACTGTTTGGTCTGTTGCCACGCAAGACATTCGACGCTTTCTACGCCGACGGGCCAAATGTCATTCTTGGTGGCGCCTTCAATCCAACGGGAACGGCGACGCCGGTCGACGGCGGGTTCAAGGCGACCGGCCGATGGACATTCGCGAGCGGCTGCCAGCATTGCCACTGGTTCCTCGCCAATAGCATCGTGGACGATGGGCGGGAGCCGCCGATGCGGACGATGGTCCTTCCGCCGTCGGACGTGGAGATCGTGGATACCTGGTCAGTGTCCGGGCTCTGCGGCACGGGCAGTCACGACTTCGTCGTCAACGACGTCTTCGTGCCGGCGGAGCGAACGTTCCAACTGGGAGGCGAGCCGTGCCTGGACGCGCCGCTGCTCAGGATACCGGAGCTGTCGCTCTCGACGCTCATGTTGGGTAGCGTCGCTATGGGGATCGCACGAGCTGCGCTCGAGGACGTGACGACCATGGCGGCGAAGAAGGTTCCTGCGTTCACTCGTGGAGCTCTGGCGTCGAATCCGTTGTTTCAGTACCAACTCGGTGAGGCGGATGCGCGGCTCCGGGCGGCCCGCGGACTGCTGTTCGCCGATGCGGAGCAGGTATGGGCCACCGCAACTTCCGGCGTGCCATTCACGCCGGAGCACCGGGCGAAGATCCGTGCGACGGTCACCTGGGTCACGAAGACCGCCGCCTCGGTTGTCGACACGGCGTACAACGCCGGCGGTGGAAGTGTCATCTACGCTCGCAGCCCCCTCCAGCGTCGCTTTCGCGACATTCACGCCCTGACGCAACACTTTGCCGTGAAGCAGGATACGTTTACGCAGGCGGGCGCCGTGCTCGCCGGCCAGGAGGTCGATCTCACGTTCTTGTGA